GCCAAAGACAGCAGCCGGCAGACGCCAGTCATGCTGCACCGGGCAATCCTGGGGTCGCTGGAGCGATTTATCGGGGTTTTGCTCGAGCATTACGCGGGAAACCTGCCGACCTGGCTGGCGCCAAGACAGACCGTTGTGATGGGGATTACCGACAGAAACTGCGAATATGTCACTAAAGTTGCCGAATCCTTGAGAAATCAGGGATATCGGGTCGATGAGGACTTGAGAAACGAGAAAATCGGCTTTAAAATTCGCCAACACACGATCCAGCGTATCCCTTATATGATTATTATCGGGGATCGCGAGCAAACAGCAGGAACCGTGGCCGTGCGCACGCGTGGCGGTGAGGATCTCGGTAGCATGAGTCTTGAGGCTTTTGCGCAGATTCTGACCGATGACATAGCGAGCCGCGGCCGCGCTGGTTTGGAGGACTAGCGAATCGCCACAGTAAAACGCGTCAGACGTAACGATGAAATCAGTGCGTCACAGGTCCGGGTCATCGATGCGGACGGGGAACAGGCAGGAATACTTGACCTGGAAGATGCCAAGCAAAAAGCTTATGACCTGGGCCTGGACCTGGTTGAAGTGTCGCCGAACGCGGAACCGCCGGTCTGCCGGATCATGGATTTTGGCAAATACTTGTTTGAGCAGAACAAGAAGGCTCATTCGGCGCGCAAAAACCAGCGGACGGTTCATGTCAAGGAAGTCAAATTCAGGCCGGGCACGGATGAAGGCGATTACCAGGTGAAAATGAAAAACCTGGTCAAGTTCCTAACCCAGGGGGACAAGACCAAGGTCACGCTGAGATTTCGCGGCCGTGAAATGGCGCACAAGGACCTGGGAAGAAAATTGCTGGAGCGCGTACGCAGCGATCTTGAGGAAATCATGGTCGTCGAGCAGATGCCTCAGCTGGAAGGCCGCCAGATGGTGATGGTTCTGGCGCCAAAGAAAAAGTGAGTGCTGGCCACGGCCGGTATTCCGCCTGCAGCGAATAGGCGCGAACAGGCTATAACGGAGTAAAAAAATGCCGAAGTTGAAAACCAATCGCGGGGCGGCCAAGCGCTTCCGCCGTACTGCAAAAGGGGGCTTCAAGCGGGGCCAGTCCTTTCGCAGTCACATTCTTACCAAGAAAAGCACCAAGCGGAAACGGCACCTGCGCGCGACCGAGCGGATTGCCGACGCCGACCTGAAGTCGGTACGCCAGATGCTTCCATACAGTTAAGCGAGGAGGGATAAACGATGGCACGAGTAAAACGTGGTGTTGTGGTCCGTGCTCGCCACAACAAAGTACTTAAGAAAGCCAAGGGCTATTACGGCGCCCGAAGCAAGATTTTCCGGGTGGCCAAGCAGGCGATAACCAAGGCCGGCCAGTATGCCTATCGCGACAGGCGTCAGCGCAAGCGACAGTTCCGCGCCCTGTGGATCACGCGGATCAATGCAGCCGCGAG
The nucleotide sequence above comes from Pseudomonadota bacterium. Encoded proteins:
- the infC gene encoding translation initiation factor IF-3; amino-acid sequence: MATVKRVRRNDEISASQVRVIDADGEQAGILDLEDAKQKAYDLGLDLVEVSPNAEPPVCRIMDFGKYLFEQNKKAHSARKNQRTVHVKEVKFRPGTDEGDYQVKMKNLVKFLTQGDKTKVTLRFRGREMAHKDLGRKLLERVRSDLEEIMVVEQMPQLEGRQMVMVLAPKKK
- the rpmI gene encoding 50S ribosomal protein L35, with protein sequence MPKLKTNRGAAKRFRRTAKGGFKRGQSFRSHILTKKSTKRKRHLRATERIADADLKSVRQMLPYS
- the rplT gene encoding 50S ribosomal protein L20, which codes for MARVKRGVVVRARHNKVLKKAKGYYGARSKIFRVAKQAITKAGQYAYRDRRQRKRQFRALWITRINAAARLNGLSYSRMINGLSLAGIELDRKVLADMAVRDADGFAALAEQAKASLPE